A genomic segment from Gracilinanus agilis isolate LMUSP501 chromosome 1, AgileGrace, whole genome shotgun sequence encodes:
- the LSM3 gene encoding U6 snRNA-associated Sm-like protein LSm3, translated as MADDADQQQTTNTVEEPLDLIRLSLDERIYVKMRNDRELRGRLHAYDQHLNMILGDVEETVTTIEIDEETYEEIYKSTKRNIPMLFVRGDGVVLVAPPLRVG; from the exons ATGGCGGACGACGCGGATCAG CAACAGACCACTAACACTGTAGAGGAGCCGCTGGATCTCATCAGGCTCAGTCTAGATGAACgaatatatgtaaaaatgagaaatgacCGAGAACTACGAGGAAGATTGCAT GCTTATGATCAACATTTAAACATGATTTTGGGAGACGTAGAAGAGACTGTGACAACTATAGAAATTGATGAAGAAACTTATGAGGAGATCTATAAA tCAACCAAGCGGAACATTCCAATGCTGTTTGTCCGAGGTGATGGGGTTGTATTAGTAGCCCCTCCATTGAGAGTTGGCTGA